One window of the Thermodesulfomicrobium sp. WS genome contains the following:
- the rimP gene encoding ribosome maturation factor RimP, whose translation MTMDTTALRTHITSLAQTACLAHGISLWGIEFGGGSRRLVVRVYVDAPGGVTIEHCEAVSKHLSLALDVEDPIPGAYTLEVSSPGLDRLFFHPEQLASSVGATIRVRLRAAMDGRKNFQGVLQALEDDTLVLAENDRIFRLPWPACAKVQLVYDLSPAFSTETTA comes from the coding sequence ATGACCATGGACACCACTGCCCTGCGCACCCATATCACCTCTTTGGCCCAAACCGCCTGCCTCGCCCACGGGATCTCCCTGTGGGGGATCGAATTTGGCGGCGGCTCGCGACGCCTTGTGGTTCGCGTCTACGTCGACGCCCCCGGCGGGGTGACCATCGAGCATTGCGAGGCCGTAAGCAAACACTTAAGCCTTGCCTTGGACGTGGAAGACCCCATCCCCGGGGCCTATACCTTGGAAGTGTCTTCTCCGGGCCTTGACCGGCTCTTTTTCCACCCCGAGCAGCTCGCTTCCTCTGTGGGGGCCACCATCCGGGTGCGTCTGCGTGCAGCCATGGACGGCCGCAAAAATTTCCAGGGAGTTCTCCAAGCGCTGGAGGACGATACCCTTGTCCTGGCGGAAAACGATCGTATCTTCCGCCTGCCCTGGCCCGCCTGCGCCAAGGTCCAGCTGGTGTACGACCTCTCGCCCGCCTTTTCCACGGAGACTACCGCATGA
- the lpxB gene encoding lipid-A-disaccharide synthase, with amino-acid sequence MPNIWINAGEISGDVHGGLLAREILRLCPQARLFGMAGPAMRATGVKPLLATEDLSVMGVTEVLAHAGTIVKLLRRTRRELAAQRPDLMVVIDAPDYHFRLLAMAKKLGIPSVYYISPKLWAWRENRARFLKTHVRRILSILPFESAFYARFGMEVDFVGHPLVDAVCTPEVMAIPPVPGRIAVLPGSRRRELTALLPTFAEACRLLTRRYPGLEFLLPVAPGISEAMVRNLWKGGPAVRLVSAAERYPGIRSCQLALAASGTVTLETALLHVPTVVAYRFSPLTYAVGKRVVRVPFISLPNLVLGAEVFPELLQDQAHSAALAAHLALWLDTPQCAETVRTRLRTLPELLGGGGAGKRAARIVLEEAQRRHA; translated from the coding sequence ATGCCCAACATATGGATCAATGCCGGTGAAATCTCCGGCGACGTCCACGGCGGACTTCTGGCGCGGGAGATCCTCCGTCTCTGCCCCCAGGCCCGACTCTTCGGCATGGCCGGGCCGGCCATGCGCGCCACCGGGGTGAAGCCGCTGCTTGCCACCGAAGACCTCTCCGTCATGGGGGTCACCGAGGTCCTGGCCCACGCAGGCACCATCGTCAAACTCCTGCGCCGTACCCGCCGGGAGCTTGCCGCACAGCGCCCGGACCTCATGGTGGTCATCGATGCCCCGGACTACCACTTCCGCCTCCTTGCCATGGCCAAAAAACTCGGCATTCCATCGGTATACTACATCAGCCCCAAGCTCTGGGCCTGGCGGGAAAACCGCGCCCGATTCCTCAAAACACACGTGCGCCGCATCCTCTCCATCCTGCCCTTCGAGTCCGCGTTCTACGCCCGTTTCGGTATGGAGGTGGATTTTGTGGGCCACCCCCTCGTGGACGCAGTCTGCACGCCCGAGGTGATGGCCATCCCCCCCGTCCCCGGACGCATCGCCGTGCTGCCCGGAAGCCGCCGCAGAGAACTCACCGCCCTGCTTCCCACCTTTGCCGAGGCATGCCGGCTCCTTACTCGCCGCTACCCGGGCCTGGAGTTTCTCCTCCCTGTGGCCCCGGGCATCTCCGAAGCCATGGTGCGCAATCTCTGGAAAGGCGGCCCTGCCGTGCGCCTGGTGTCCGCCGCAGAGCGCTACCCAGGGATCCGCTCGTGCCAGCTGGCCCTGGCAGCCTCGGGCACCGTCACCCTGGAGACCGCCCTGCTCCACGTCCCCACCGTGGTGGCCTACCGTTTTTCGCCCCTCACCTATGCGGTGGGCAAGCGCGTGGTGCGGGTACCTTTCATCTCCCTGCCCAATCTCGTGCTGGGCGCCGAAGTCTTCCCGGAGCTTCTTCAAGATCAGGCCCACAGCGCCGCATTGGCAGCACACCTGGCGCTTTGGCTGGACACGCCCCAATGCGCAGAAACCGTGCGTACCCGTTTGCGCACCCTGCCGGAACTCCTGGGTGGCGGCGGCGCGGGAAAACGCGCAGCGCGCATCGTGCTGGAGGAAGCCCAGAGGAGGCACGCGTGA
- the acpS gene encoding holo-ACP synthase, producing MILGLGVDVVEIARIARAMERLGERFAQRILRPEEMRDTLTPTYVAGRFAAKEALVKALGTGFTQGIGFHDFAVVSTPSGAPHGLLFGAAHERFRQLGGSALHLSISHSRQHAVAMAIVEGESTSSPVRACRTIALENIFEGVPGGSMRLP from the coding sequence GTGATCCTCGGCCTTGGAGTGGACGTGGTGGAGATCGCCCGCATCGCCCGGGCCATGGAGCGGCTGGGAGAACGCTTCGCCCAACGCATCCTCCGACCCGAGGAAATGCGGGATACTCTGACTCCAACCTACGTAGCCGGGCGGTTTGCGGCTAAAGAAGCCCTGGTCAAGGCACTGGGCACAGGATTTACCCAAGGCATCGGCTTCCACGATTTCGCGGTTGTTTCGACCCCCAGCGGCGCCCCCCACGGACTCCTCTTCGGGGCGGCGCATGAACGATTCCGGCAACTCGGTGGCTCCGCCCTGCACCTTTCCATCAGCCATAGCCGACAGCACGCTGTGGCCATGGCCATCGTCGAAGGAGAAAGCACCTCCTCCCCGGTTCGAGCATGCAGGACAATCGCATTGGAGAATATATTCGAGGGCGTGCCCGGAGGCTCGATGCGATTGCCCTAG
- a CDS encoding EamA family transporter, whose amino-acid sequence MPRLSIALAAILWGTTGTAQALASTQAHPLAVGAIRLLIGAACLLGLAMFADRPGLLRPWPRRATLLAGLGVALYQVSFFAAVKTMGVAAGTVTAIGSAPVAAGILGFVLHRERPAWPWYPATALAVCGCALLTSSHAGEISWAGMPLALGAGFSYALYCAACKSILRDRRPETAMAGVFGIAAVLLAPLLGILDMTWLWELRSMAAMAHLGVAATALAYVLFSRGLTSTPVATAVTISLLEPLTATALGIFLLREPVSPGQLMGMGSILAGMMLLAAEGTVLPKTSSSPTLKTKYSNPGGRP is encoded by the coding sequence ATGCCCCGCCTGAGTATCGCCCTTGCGGCCATCCTTTGGGGGACCACGGGCACGGCCCAGGCCCTGGCCTCCACGCAAGCGCATCCATTAGCAGTCGGGGCCATACGCCTGCTCATCGGGGCGGCCTGTCTCCTCGGTCTAGCCATGTTCGCCGATCGCCCCGGGCTTCTGCGTCCCTGGCCCCGCCGGGCAACCCTGCTGGCCGGGCTCGGGGTCGCCCTCTACCAGGTAAGCTTTTTCGCGGCGGTGAAGACCATGGGGGTAGCGGCAGGCACTGTCACGGCCATCGGCAGCGCGCCCGTGGCGGCGGGTATCCTCGGGTTTGTGCTCCATAGAGAGCGGCCGGCCTGGCCCTGGTATCCCGCCACGGCCCTGGCGGTCTGTGGCTGCGCGCTCCTCACTTCTTCCCATGCGGGGGAGATTTCCTGGGCCGGCATGCCGCTCGCCCTCGGGGCAGGCTTCTCCTATGCCCTCTACTGCGCCGCCTGCAAAAGCATCCTTCGGGATCGACGGCCGGAGACCGCCATGGCCGGCGTCTTCGGCATCGCCGCAGTGCTGCTTGCCCCACTGCTGGGAATTCTCGATATGACCTGGCTCTGGGAGCTCCGCTCCATGGCTGCCATGGCGCACCTCGGGGTTGCCGCCACCGCCCTGGCCTACGTCCTCTTCTCGCGCGGGCTCACGAGCACCCCGGTGGCCACTGCGGTCACCATCTCGCTTCTGGAGCCACTGACCGCAACAGCCCTGGGGATCTTTCTCCTGCGCGAGCCCGTAAGCCCTGGCCAGCTCATGGGTATGGGAAGCATCCTCGCCGGCATGATGCTCCTTGCCGCAGAAGGCACGGTCTTGCCAAAAACTTCCTCGAGCCCTACTTTGAAGACCAAATATTCCAACCCGGGAGGAAGACCATGA
- the aroE gene encoding shikimate dehydrogenase, with amino-acid sequence MCEALMLLLGVVGHPVGHSLSPRLHNWALRHAGLCGAYHAWDIAPHDLAAFVQAVRLLPIHGVSVTIPHKEAILRRVDAVTPEAKAIGAANTLLWAEGRLVADNTDVTGFMAPIAELSPGRALVLGAGGAARAAVYGLRKRGWQVAVTARNLARAQTLATDLGAEAVPWEKRTHLDFDLLVNATPLGMRGPQEDCSPWEAALPAAATVYDMVYTPDPTRLVRHAQKSGCATISGLAMFVAQAQAQFTRWTQATFPGDQARALLAQALCPCPA; translated from the coding sequence TTGTGTGAAGCGCTGATGCTGCTTTTGGGTGTCGTCGGTCATCCCGTGGGGCATTCCTTAAGTCCCCGGCTCCACAACTGGGCCCTGCGCCACGCAGGGCTCTGTGGGGCCTACCACGCCTGGGACATCGCGCCCCACGACCTCGCGGCCTTTGTCCAGGCGGTGCGGCTGCTGCCCATCCATGGGGTGAGTGTCACCATCCCCCATAAGGAAGCCATTCTCCGCCGTGTGGATGCAGTGACCCCGGAGGCAAAGGCCATAGGCGCGGCCAACACCCTTTTGTGGGCGGAGGGCAGACTGGTGGCGGACAACACCGATGTCACCGGCTTCATGGCCCCCATCGCCGAGCTTTCCCCAGGCCGGGCCCTGGTGCTCGGTGCCGGGGGCGCGGCCCGGGCTGCGGTGTACGGACTTCGGAAGCGCGGCTGGCAGGTGGCGGTCACGGCCAGAAACCTCGCCCGCGCCCAAACCTTGGCTACGGACTTGGGAGCCGAGGCCGTCCCCTGGGAAAAACGCACGCACCTCGATTTCGACCTCCTGGTGAACGCCACCCCACTGGGCATGCGCGGCCCCCAGGAAGACTGCTCGCCCTGGGAGGCAGCACTCCCGGCCGCGGCCACGGTGTACGACATGGTCTACACCCCGGATCCCACGCGGCTTGTGCGCCACGCCCAAAAAAGCGGCTGCGCCACCATTTCGGGTCTGGCCATGTTCGTGGCCCAGGCCCAGGCCCAGTTCACCCGCTGGACCCAAGCCACCTTCCCCGGGGATCAGGCCCGCGCCCTCCTCGCCCAAGCGCTCTGCCCATGCCCCGCCTGA
- a CDS encoding 2-oxoacid:acceptor oxidoreductase family protein, with amino-acid sequence MYMDAIIAGFGGQGVMLIGNLLAYAGMHHGLEVTYIPVYGPEMRGGTANCTVVLSDEPIGSPIIHTPQSLIIMNGPSLTKFAPRLVDGGILVLNTSLVPEETADASRVRVIGVPANAIADGIGNTRMANMVALGAYVAATGVVPLDVVEASLSSVISSHYSHLIPKNVEALRAGAACVKR; translated from the coding sequence ATGTACATGGATGCCATTATCGCCGGTTTCGGCGGCCAGGGAGTCATGCTCATCGGCAACCTCCTCGCCTATGCGGGGATGCACCACGGCCTGGAAGTCACCTACATCCCGGTGTATGGCCCCGAGATGCGCGGGGGCACGGCCAATTGCACCGTGGTGCTCTCGGACGAGCCCATCGGCTCGCCCATCATCCACACCCCGCAAAGCCTCATCATCATGAACGGCCCCTCGCTCACCAAGTTCGCCCCCCGGCTGGTGGACGGCGGCATTCTGGTGCTCAACACCTCGCTGGTGCCGGAAGAAACCGCCGATGCCTCCCGGGTGCGGGTCATCGGAGTGCCGGCCAATGCGATCGCCGACGGCATCGGCAACACGCGCATGGCCAACATGGTGGCCCTCGGCGCCTACGTGGCCGCCACGGGGGTCGTGCCCTTGGACGTGGTGGAGGCCAGCCTCTCTTCGGTCATCTCCAGCCACTACAGCCACCTGATCCCCAAAAACGTCGAGGCCCTGCGCGCAGGCGCGGCTTGTGTGAAGCGCTGA
- a CDS encoding DUF448 domain-containing protein, which yields MRPRVEQHSTNDFPRKHRPVRTCVICRQRFEKDGMQRYLCPPPGGAALVPDPSGRQPGRGFYVCGNAKCQERVASYRGWRMKCKGERA from the coding sequence ATGAGGCCGAGAGTGGAACAGCACTCCACGAATGATTTTCCTCGCAAACACCGCCCGGTTCGCACCTGTGTCATCTGCCGGCAGCGGTTTGAGAAAGATGGTATGCAGAGATATCTCTGCCCGCCGCCAGGGGGCGCCGCATTGGTGCCAGATCCGAGCGGCCGGCAGCCAGGCCGCGGTTTTTACGTCTGCGGCAACGCGAAATGTCAGGAGCGTGTGGCCTCGTACCGCGGCTGGCGCATGAAATGTAAGGGAGAGAGGGCATGA
- a CDS encoding thiamine pyrophosphate-dependent enzyme: MQEIRVTNYPEVLVDRPTHYCPGCQHGIAHRLVAEALTDLGVVDKTIAVSSIGCSVFLYNYLNLDTVEAPHGRAPAVATGVKRARPDAVVFTYQGDGDLASIGMAEIMHCANRGERVTVIFVNNTVYGMTGGQMAPTTLVGQKTTTCPGGRCLEREGAPIRMSEIIASLGGTTYCERVAVNTVKNVLGAKKAIRKAFQYQLDGKGFSFVEVLATCPTNWRMTPVAANERVATEMIPYFPLGTFKDIAATEGA; the protein is encoded by the coding sequence ATGCAGGAAATCCGCGTCACCAATTATCCGGAAGTCTTGGTGGATCGTCCCACCCACTACTGCCCTGGGTGCCAACATGGCATCGCCCACCGCTTGGTGGCCGAGGCCCTCACCGACCTGGGGGTGGTGGACAAGACCATCGCCGTAAGCTCCATCGGCTGTTCCGTGTTCCTCTACAACTACCTCAACCTCGACACCGTAGAAGCCCCCCATGGCCGGGCCCCGGCCGTAGCCACGGGCGTCAAACGCGCCCGACCCGACGCCGTGGTCTTCACCTACCAGGGCGACGGCGACCTGGCCTCCATCGGCATGGCGGAAATCATGCACTGCGCCAACCGTGGCGAGCGGGTAACCGTCATCTTCGTCAACAACACGGTGTACGGCATGACCGGCGGCCAGATGGCCCCCACCACCCTGGTGGGCCAAAAGACCACCACCTGCCCGGGCGGCCGTTGTCTGGAGCGCGAAGGCGCTCCCATCCGCATGAGCGAGATCATCGCCAGCCTCGGGGGCACGACCTACTGTGAGCGCGTGGCCGTCAACACGGTGAAAAACGTCCTTGGCGCCAAGAAGGCCATCCGCAAGGCGTTTCAATACCAACTGGACGGCAAGGGGTTTTCCTTCGTAGAAGTCCTCGCCACCTGCCCCACCAATTGGCGCATGACGCCGGTGGCGGCCAATGAACGGGTCGCCACAGAAATGATCCCCTACTTCCCCTTAGGGACCTTCAAAGACATCGCCGCCACGGAGGGAGCCTAA
- a CDS encoding 3-methyl-2-oxobutanoate dehydrogenase subunit VorB, whose protein sequence is MSERVFLKGNEAIARAALAAGMRCYFGYPITPQNDIPELLSAELPKAGGEFVQAESEVAAANMLLGAAACGVRAMTTSSSPGISLMQEAISYMAGSELPGVIVNMNRGGPGLGDIGPSQGDYYQSTRGGGHGDYRTLVLAPGTVQEAYDLTMLAFDLAFHYRNPVIVLGDAILGQMKEPVTPHAPARTADPEAASWCLEGAVGRPGRIIKSLFLEDGALAGQNTRLAAKYQAMEAEIRAEQFLVEDAELVVVAYGSIGRIAKSTVRKLRNAGHRVGLVRPITLFPFPSAMLRALADQGKRFLTIEHNLGQMVDDVRLAIRTVADSAFHGHLPGNLPTPNDFEAPILAALGADH, encoded by the coding sequence ATGAGCGAGCGCGTCTTCCTCAAAGGCAATGAGGCCATCGCCCGGGCGGCGCTTGCCGCGGGCATGCGCTGCTATTTCGGCTACCCCATCACCCCGCAAAACGACATCCCGGAACTCCTTTCCGCGGAGCTGCCCAAGGCGGGCGGAGAGTTCGTCCAGGCGGAAAGTGAAGTGGCCGCCGCCAACATGCTGCTTGGCGCCGCGGCCTGCGGGGTACGCGCCATGACCACGTCCTCAAGCCCCGGCATCTCCCTCATGCAGGAAGCCATCTCCTACATGGCCGGCAGCGAACTCCCCGGAGTCATCGTCAATATGAATCGTGGCGGCCCGGGTCTGGGGGACATCGGCCCCTCACAGGGGGATTACTACCAGTCCACCCGCGGCGGCGGCCATGGCGACTACCGCACCCTGGTGCTCGCCCCCGGCACGGTGCAAGAGGCCTACGATCTCACCATGCTCGCCTTCGACCTTGCCTTTCACTACCGCAACCCGGTCATAGTGCTCGGAGACGCCATCCTCGGGCAGATGAAAGAACCGGTCACCCCTCATGCCCCCGCCCGCACCGCTGATCCTGAGGCCGCAAGCTGGTGTTTGGAAGGCGCCGTGGGTCGACCCGGGCGCATCATCAAATCGCTCTTCCTGGAAGACGGGGCCTTGGCAGGACAAAACACCCGCCTGGCCGCCAAGTACCAGGCCATGGAGGCGGAGATCCGCGCCGAACAATTCCTCGTGGAGGACGCCGAACTCGTCGTGGTGGCGTATGGATCCATCGGCCGCATCGCCAAGAGCACGGTGCGCAAGCTGCGCAACGCCGGACACAGAGTGGGGCTGGTGCGGCCCATCACCCTCTTCCCCTTCCCCTCGGCCATGCTGCGCGCCCTTGCCGACCAGGGCAAACGCTTCCTCACCATCGAACACAACCTGGGACAAATGGTGGATGACGTGCGCCTGGCCATCCGCACGGTGGCCGACAGTGCCTTTCACGGCCATCTGCCCGGCAACCTGCCCACGCCCAACGACTTCGAAGCCCCAATCCTGGCCGCCCTTGGCGCCGACCACTAA
- the nusA gene encoding transcription termination factor NusA, with the protein MNLELKKVIDQISKDKGIDRDLLIDTLEEAIRASVIKKYGDGLDIEVTFNEETGDIEVFQFKIVVDKVRDPDNEISLEEARRHDPNVELDDEMGFRLHVEDLGRIAAQSAKQVLIQRMRDAEQEIIYEEYKNRKNEIVSGIIQRRDRAGWIVNLGRTEALLPKEQQIPREHFRQGDRVEGLIIDVRKEGRGPQIIISRSHPDYMVALFRREVPEVADGTVNIMSVARDPGLRAKVAVLSQDSNVDPVGACVGVRGSRIHNIVQELRGERIDIVLWSPDIATYAANALSPARIAKIIVDDEEKTLEVVVPDDQLTPAIGKKGQNVKLAAKLLGWKIDIHSLTRFNQMYKNRQQLEQVASAAQISLADILDAGFDSLESLAAAENTDLMRIRGVDEDTVGILRTAINLLSPKVQAHDHEAESGTALHE; encoded by the coding sequence ATGAATCTCGAACTGAAAAAAGTCATCGACCAAATCAGCAAAGACAAAGGGATCGACCGCGACCTCCTCATCGATACCCTCGAAGAAGCCATCCGGGCCTCGGTCATCAAAAAATATGGGGACGGCCTCGATATCGAAGTCACCTTCAACGAGGAGACGGGCGACATCGAAGTCTTCCAATTCAAGATCGTGGTGGACAAGGTCCGCGACCCGGACAACGAAATCTCCTTGGAAGAGGCGCGCCGGCACGATCCCAACGTGGAACTGGACGACGAGATGGGCTTTCGCCTGCACGTGGAAGACCTTGGCCGCATCGCCGCGCAAAGCGCCAAACAGGTGCTCATCCAGCGCATGCGCGACGCCGAACAGGAAATCATCTACGAGGAATACAAAAATCGCAAAAACGAGATCGTCAGCGGCATCATCCAGCGCCGCGACCGTGCCGGCTGGATCGTCAACCTGGGCCGCACCGAGGCCCTGCTCCCCAAGGAGCAGCAAATCCCCCGCGAACACTTCCGCCAGGGGGACCGGGTGGAAGGCCTCATCATCGACGTGCGCAAGGAAGGCCGCGGCCCGCAGATCATCATTTCCCGATCCCACCCCGATTACATGGTGGCCTTGTTCCGCCGCGAAGTGCCTGAGGTCGCCGACGGCACGGTGAACATCATGAGTGTCGCCCGGGATCCGGGACTGCGGGCCAAGGTGGCGGTGTTGTCGCAAGATTCCAATGTGGATCCTGTGGGGGCCTGTGTGGGGGTGCGGGGGTCGCGCATCCACAACATCGTGCAGGAGCTGCGCGGCGAGCGCATCGATATCGTCCTCTGGAGTCCGGATATCGCCACCTATGCGGCCAACGCCCTGTCCCCGGCGCGCATCGCCAAGATCATCGTGGACGACGAAGAAAAGACCCTCGAGGTGGTCGTCCCCGATGACCAGCTGACCCCCGCCATCGGCAAAAAGGGCCAAAACGTGAAACTGGCGGCCAAGCTCCTGGGCTGGAAGATCGACATCCATTCGCTCACCCGCTTCAACCAGATGTACAAAAATCGCCAGCAATTGGAACAGGTGGCGAGCGCAGCGCAAATTTCCCTGGCCGACATCCTGGATGCGGGATTTGACTCTCTGGAGTCTCTGGCTGCAGCGGAAAATACGGACCTGATGCGCATTCGCGGGGTGGACGAAGACACGGTGGGGATTTTACGCACCGCCATCAACCTCCTGTCGCCCAAGGTCCAGGCCCACGACCATGAGGCCGAGAGTGGAACAGCACTCCACGAATGA